A genomic stretch from Festucalex cinctus isolate MCC-2025b chromosome 13, RoL_Fcin_1.0, whole genome shotgun sequence includes:
- the kpna4 gene encoding importin subunit alpha-3 has protein sequence MADNDKLDNQRLKNFKNKGRDLESMRRQRTEVVVELRKNKRDEHLLKRRNVPHEDICEDSDVDGDFRSQNTSLEAIVQNATSDNQGIQLSAVQAARKLLSSDRNPPIDDLIRSGILPILVHCLDRDDNPSLQFEAAWALTNIASGTAEQTQAVVESGAVPRFLRLLNSPHQNVCEQAVWALGNIIGDGPQCRDYVIGLGVVKPLLSFISPSIPITFLRNVTWVMVNLCRHKDPPPPMETIQEILPALRVLIHHTDVSILVDTVWALSYLTDAGNEQIQMVIDSGIVPHLVPLLSHQEVKVQTAALRAVGNIVTGTDEQTQVVLNCDALSHFPALLSHPKEKINKEAVWFLSNITAGNQQQVQAVIDANLVPMIIHLLDKGDFGTQKEAAWAISNLTISGRKDQVAHLIEKQVIPPFCNLLTVKDAQVVQVVLDGLSNILKMADDKAETIASLIEECGGLEKVEQLQNHENGDIYKLAYQIIDQFFSSEDIDEDNSLVPEAIQGGTYGFNSTNVPAEGFQF, from the exons ATGGCTGACAACGACAAACTGGACAACCAGCGACTGAAGAATTTCAAGAACAAGGGTCGGGAtttggag TCTATGAGAAGACAGAGGACAGAGGTTGTGGTGGAGCTGCGAAAG AACAAAAGAGACGAGCATCTCCTGAAGAGAAGAAATGTGCCCCATGAGGATATTTGTGAGGATTCCGATGTGGACGGAGATTTCAGATCG CAAAACACCTCCCTTGAAGCAATAGTGCAA AATGCCACCAGTGATAACCAGGGCATCCAGCTGAGTGCTGTACAGGCTGCCAG GAAATTGTTGTCCAGCGACCGCAACCCTCCCATCGACGACCTGATCAGGTCGGGCATCCTCCCTATTCTGGTGCACTGTCTGGACAGAGATGACAA CCCTTCTTTGCAGTTTGAGGCAGCCTGGGCTCTGACCAACATAGCGTCCGGCACCGCCGAGCAGACCCAAGCTGTGGTGGAGTCCG GCGCTGTGCCGCGCTTCCTGAGGCTGCTGAACTCTCCTCATCAGAACGTGTGCGAACAGGCGGTCTGGGCTTTGGGCAACATCATAG GTGACGGCCCGCAATGCCGAGACTACGTGATCGGCTTGGGCGTGGTCAAGCCGCTGCTGTCTTTCATCAGTCCCTCCATCCCCATCACCTTCCTTCGCAATGTAACCTGGGTGATGGTCAATCTGTGCCGCCATAAAGATCCTCCACCTCCCATGGAGACCATCCAAGAG ATCTTGCCCGCTCTCCGTGTGTTGATCCACCACACTGACGTCAGC ATCTTGGTGGACACGGTGTGGGCGCTCTCTTATCTAACGGACGCTGGGAACGAGCAGATCCAAATGGTGATTGACTCTGGCATTGTCCCTCACCTGGTCCCGCTGCTCAGCCACCAGGAGGTCAAAGTTCAG acgGCCGCCCTCAGGGCCGTGGGCAACATCGTGACCGGAACAGACGAGCAGACTCAGGTGGTGCTCAACTGCGACGCTCTCAGCCACTTTCCCGCCCTCCTGTCACACCCCAAGGAGAAAATTAACAAG GAGGCGGTGTGGTTCCTGTCAAACATCACAGCAGGAAATCAGCAGCAGGTGCAGGCGGTCATCGATGCAAACCTCGTCCCCATGATAATTCACCTTCTCGACAAG GGTGACTTTGGAACCCAAAAGGAAGCAGCCTGGGCCATCAGCAACCTGACAATAAGTGGAAGGAAAGATCag GTGGCTCATCTGATCGAGAAGCAGGTCATCCCTCCGTTCTGCAACCTGCTGACGGTGAAGGACGCCCAAGTGGTGCAGGTGGTCCTGGACGGCCTCAGCAATATCCTGAAGATGGCGGACGACAAGGCCGAAACCATCGCCAGTCTGATTGAAGAGTGCGGAG GTTTGGAGAAAGTAGAGCAGCTGCAAAATCATGAAAATGGCGACATCTACAAGCTAGCATATCAAATTATTGATCAGTTCTTCTCATCTGAGGAT ATCGACGAAGACAACAGCCTGGTCCCCGAAGCCATCCAGGGCGGAACGTACGGCTTCAACTCCACCAACGTGCCAGCCGAGGGATTCCAGTTCTAG
- the LOC144033117 gene encoding uncharacterized protein LOC144033117 — protein sequence MGMRTSKPRRQAQVLMLGLDQSGKSTLLYKLKYNERVVTVPTVGFNVETLETTDRSGPGLAIWDVGGQRKMRPHWQHHYADTAGLLFVVDSADRGRLDEARKELHQVLKYESLKGVPLVVLSNKQDLRGALGPEAVCQRLGLGRACDGNRPWFIQPCSGITGAGLEEGFRRMAYLMKTPFRQTQEDIQVRMKSKGYGITALICG from the exons ATGGGGATGCGCACGTCCAAGCCTCGGAGGCAAGCGCAGGTGTTGATGCTGGGCCTGGACCAATCCGGGAAGAGCACCTTGCTATACAAGCTCAAGTATAACGAGCGCGTGGTGACTGTGCCCACCGTGGGCTTCAACGTGGAGACACTGGAGACGACGGACAGGAGTGGCCCGGGTCTCGCCATCTGGGACGTGGGCGGCCAGAGGAAGATGAGACCTCACTGGCAGCATCACTACGCCGACACAGCCGGGCTGCTGTTCGTGGTGGACAGCGCCGACCGAGGGAGGCTGGACGAGGCACGCAAGGAACTCCATCAG GTGCTGAAGTACGAGAGCCTGAAAGGAGTTCCTCTGGTGGTTCTGTCCAACAAACAGGATCTGCGCGGGGCTCTGGGCCCCGAGGCGGTCTGCCAGAGGCTGGGCCTCGGCCGAGCGTGCGACGGCAACAGGCCGTGGTTCATCCAGCCCTGTTCGGGCATCACGGGCGCGGGGCTGGAGGAAGGCTTCCGGAGGATGGCGTACCTGATGAAGACACCGTTTAGGCAGACGCAAGAGGACATCCAGGTTAGGATGAAGTCAAAAGGCTACGGGATTACGGCCTTGATATGCGGTTGA